From Lagopus muta isolate bLagMut1 chromosome 15, bLagMut1 primary, whole genome shotgun sequence, the proteins below share one genomic window:
- the DAGLB gene encoding diacylglycerol lipase-beta: MPGLVAFGRRWAIGSDDFVLPGAFELFLRLLWWVGILALYAVHKGRFGCPGGALLHGYLLVLLALLAAIICTLSALVYVSMQGTISNPGPRKSLPKLLYTRLLLYLPEFIWAIVGAVWVSDSSVRCDSTVINVILGTVVASWVIIVFTIIGVLIVFDPLGGKKTFYLTDGLDRNLESSQSGQLLYNVKNTATRVWEKRIRLMCCCIVQDDDHRVAFTSIAELFRAYFSDTDLVPSDIAAGLILLHQEQDKMESCPKEPEEVLCHSPSSLAADDLDVELEHAAHYMLFAAAAYGWPYYIYTNPFTALCKLNSDCCRSRPEDSDITGSDRRNFHFGSILRITGLQYRDFIHISFHNKIYEIPFFVALDHKKEAIVVAVRGTLSFEDILTDLSADCEDLTLEDVLENGFVHKGITQAANYIYQKLINDGILNQAFTIAPEYKLVIVGHSLGGGTASVLAIMLRNSFPTLKCYAFSPPGGLLSKTLAEYSKRFIVSVILGKDLVARLSMPNMEDLKRRIVRIVANCNRPKYQILLRGCWYEVFGGDPDNFPTELDGRNDDALTQPLLAEESLMVHRSPSYSALGGESHLNSPPQYPRLYLPGKIIHIVEESSSRRLCSSDIKYSANWSNETVFSSILISPKMITDHMPDVVLNALNSLSQEHRSCMSCQTK, from the exons ATGCCGGGGCTGGTGGCGTTCGGGAGGCGCTGGGCCATCGGCAGCGACGACTTCGTTCTCCCTGGGGCCTTCGAGCTGTTCCTGAGGCTGCTGTG GTGGGTCGGCATCCTGGCGCTGTACGCCGTGCACAAGGGGCGGTTCGGCTGCCCGGGAGGAGCGCTGCTGCACGGCTacctgctggtgctgctggccctgctggccGCCATCATCTGCACGCTGTCCGCCCTCGTGTACGTCAGCATGCAAG GAACAATTTCTAACCCAGGCCCAAGAAAGTCACTTCCCAAGCTACTTTATACTCGCCTACTTCTCTACTTGCCTGAGTTTATCTGGGCCATTGTAGGAGCTGTGTGGGTGTCGGACAGCAGCGTGCGCTGCGACAGCACTGTGATAAACGTCATCCTTGGGACAGTTGTTGCAAG ctggGTTATCATTGTCTTTACCATCATCGGAGTGCTCATTGTCTTTGATCCACTCGGGGGGAAAAAGACATTTTACCTCACTGATGGTTTAGATCGGAACTTGGAAAGCAGCCAGTCGGGGCAGCTGTTGTACAACGTGAAGAACACTGCTACCAGAGTCTGGGAGAAAAGAATCCGGTTGATGTGCTGCTGTATTGTGCAGGACGATGACCATCGAGTGGCTTTCACAAGCATTGCAGAGCTCTTCCGCGCCTACTTCTCA GACACAGATCTGGTGCCGAGTGACATAGCAGCTGGTTTGATTCTGCTCCATCAAGAGCAAGATAAAATGGAAAGCTGCCCAAAAGAGCCAGAAGAAGTCCTCTGTCACTCCCCGTCGTCTCTTGCG GCTGATGACTTGGATGTTGAACTGGAGCACGCTGCTCACTACATGCtgtttgctgcagctgcctATGGCTGGCCCTACTACATATACACCAACCCATTCACTGCACTCTGTAAGCTCAACAGTGACTG TTGCAGAAGTAGACCAGAAGATTCTGATATAACTGGAAGTGATCGTCGCAACTTTCACTTTGGATCCATCCTAAGAATAACAGGACTGCAGTACAGAGACTTCATTCATATCAGTTTTCACAACAAG atcTATGAGATTccattttttgttgctttggatCACAAAAAAGAAGCTATTGTGGTTGCAGTGAGAGGAACGTTGTCTTTTGAG GACATTCTCACTGATCTGTCAGCAGACTGTGAAGACCTGACCCTGGAAGATGTTCTGGAGAATGGCTTCGTGCATAAG GGAATAACTCAGGCTGCAAATTACATCTATCAAAAGCTAATTAATGATGGAATTTTAAACCAGGCTTTCACAATTGCTCCA GAATACAAGCTTGTGATAGTTGGTCACAGTTTGGGTGGTGGAACAGCTTCTGTATTGGCGATCATGCTCAGGAACTCCTTCCCAACATTAAAATGTTACGCCTTTTCTCCTCCAGGAGGACTTCTAAG CAAAACGCTTGCAGAGTACTCTAAACGCTTCATTGTTTCGGTCATTCTTGGAAAGGACCTTGTTGCAAG GTTAAGCATGCCCAACATGGAGGACTTAAAGAGAAGAATAGTGAGAATTGTGGCAAACTGCAACAGACCTAAG TACCAGATTTTGTTGCGTGGCTGTTGGTACGAAGTATTTGGAGGAGATCCAGATAACTTCCCAACTGAGCTGGATGGGAGGAACGACGATGCCCTGACGCAGCCCCTTCTAGCCGAGGAAAGCTTAATGGTGCATCGCTCACCTTCATACAGTGCCCTTGGTGGAGAATCACACTTAAATTCTCCGCCGCAGTACCCTCGTCTGTACCTTCCTGGGAAGATTATCCATATTGTAGAAGAATCCAGCTCTAGGAG GTTGTGCTCTTCAGACATTAAATACTCTGCAAACTGGTCAAATGAAACAGTCTTCAGCAGCATTTTAATTAGTCCCAAGATGATAACAGACCACATGCCTGATGTTGTGCTCAACGCTCTCAACAGTTTGTCTCAAGAACATAGATCTTGTATGTCTTGTCAAACAAAATAA